CATATTCTAATTTCTGCTTATTCTGCAGGTTCTAAGTGATCCACAAAAGAGGGCTATCTATGATCAGTATGGTGAAGAAGGTCTGAAAGGTCAAGTGCCGCCACCTGATGCCAGTGGTCCTGGTGGTGCAACATTCTTCCAAACAGGAGACGGACCAAATGTGTTTAGGTTCAATCCTAGAAATGCTGATGACATCTTTGCAGAGTTCTTTGGCTTTTCTAGCCCATTTGGAGGAATGGGAGGTGGTAGCGGAATGAGGGGTGGTTCCAGGTTCACTGGGGGTTCCATGTTCGGGGATGATATCTTTAGTTCTTTCGGAGAAACCAGACCAATGAGTGCAGGTCCAAGAAAGGCGCCACCCATTGAGCAAAAGTTGCCTTGCAGTTTAGAGGAGCTATACAAGGGAGCAACAAAGAGGATGAAAATTTCTAGAGAGATATCCGATGCTAGTGGGTATGTTACTCTCTTCTATTACACATACCTGCTCATTATTTATCCGATAAATTCTAGTTTTTGCCTTCTTATCAAC
This genomic window from Sesamum indicum cultivar Zhongzhi No. 13 linkage group LG12, S_indicum_v1.0, whole genome shotgun sequence contains:
- the LOC105175571 gene encoding dnaJ homolog subfamily B member 3-like isoform X2; its protein translation is MGVDYYKILQVDKNAKDDDLKKAYRKLAMKWHPDKNPNNKKEAEAKFKQISEAYEVLSDPQKRAIYDQYGEEGLKGQVPPPDASGPGGATFFQTGDGPNVFRFNPRNADDIFAEFFGFSSPFGGMGGGSGMRGGSRFTGGSMFGDDIFSSFGETRPMSAGPRKAPPIEQKLPCSLEELYKGATKRMKISREISDASGPYQWKRS